The following proteins are co-located in the Ruminococcaceae bacterium KH2T8 genome:
- a CDS encoding heat-inducible transcription repressor HrcA, whose product MGLDDRKKQVLQAIVDDYVSTYEPVGSKALIERHNFTVSSATLRNEMAELEKLGLIEKPHTSAGRIPSDKGYREYVDSLMHPDILSQEEQDEISARITDSVHEVTDLLHNATNALSEKTGFVSLAMSPRLHGSFLTQLKMLMIEPGKALVVVVLSAGVVKDKVVRIPNFLTNEQIMQISNAVEKNLYGKPLDEITLITLASSVKESEIPEALMNQVIYEAYVAIKQADKLDVYLEGEHRMLSLPDFSELGRARDLLGTLSHDGMVAGYVNEIERDSMNTIGSDDSYMIRIGQEISLEGLEDCSFITTTYNIGDTLSGNIGVIGPKRMDYSKVISQVNFVRKKLNDEIKRLSE is encoded by the coding sequence ATGGGTCTTGATGACAGGAAAAAGCAGGTCCTGCAGGCTATCGTAGATGACTATGTCTCTACCTACGAACCCGTTGGTTCCAAGGCTTTGATCGAGCGTCATAACTTCACTGTCAGCTCCGCTACTTTGAGGAATGAAATGGCTGAGCTCGAGAAGCTCGGACTTATCGAAAAGCCTCATACATCCGCAGGCAGGATCCCTTCCGACAAGGGGTACCGAGAATATGTAGATTCGCTCATGCATCCGGATATCCTTTCGCAGGAAGAGCAGGATGAGATCTCAGCAAGGATCACAGACAGCGTACATGAAGTTACCGATCTTCTTCACAATGCGACTAACGCACTTTCCGAGAAGACGGGATTCGTATCGCTTGCCATGAGCCCGAGACTTCACGGCAGCTTCCTGACACAGCTCAAGATGCTCATGATCGAACCCGGTAAGGCACTCGTCGTAGTAGTCCTTTCCGCAGGCGTAGTAAAGGATAAGGTCGTACGTATCCCGAACTTCCTTACTAATGAGCAGATCATGCAGATAAGTAATGCAGTCGAGAAGAATCTTTACGGAAAGCCCCTGGATGAGATAACGCTCATCACGCTGGCATCTTCGGTAAAGGAATCCGAGATCCCCGAGGCTTTGATGAATCAGGTCATCTACGAGGCATATGTTGCGATCAAGCAGGCGGATAAGCTCGATGTCTATCTTGAAGGTGAGCACAGGATGCTCTCGCTTCCCGATTTCTCCGAGCTTGGCAGGGCAAGAGACCTCCTGGGTACTCTTTCGCACGACGGCATGGTAGCAGGCTATGTAAACGAGATCGAGCGCGACAGCATGAATACTATAGGAAGCGATGATTCCTACATGATCAGGATCGGTCAGGAGATATCTCTCGAGGGACTTGAGGACTGCAGCTTCATTACGACGACCTATAACATAGGCGATACATTGTCGGGTAACATCGGGGTCATCGGCCCTAAGAGAATGGATTATTCCAAGGTCATATCTCAGGTTAATTTCGTCAGGAAGAAATTGAATGATGAGATAAAGAGATTGAGTGAATAA
- a CDS encoding molecular chaperone GrpE, whose amino-acid sequence MSDNEELEFPNSEDTNDIEEIVFDVEDTDAEAEDQNVKAEEAETEADEAEASEEEAEGDADDKTAELEKRYMALFAEYENFRKRTTKEKEDLYASAVANVTKDWLGVLDNIDRALDAGKNADENSVEKVIQGIELIGKQAADVLSKLGVEEIECERGTKFDPNLHEAVMHVDDDDLGEQEIAAVFQKGYIYKDRVVRHAVVQVAN is encoded by the coding sequence ATGTCAGACAACGAGGAACTTGAGTTCCCTAACTCTGAAGATACAAATGATATCGAAGAGATCGTCTTTGACGTAGAGGATACGGACGCAGAAGCTGAAGATCAGAACGTCAAAGCGGAAGAAGCAGAAACAGAGGCTGATGAGGCCGAGGCTTCCGAGGAAGAGGCAGAGGGTGATGCAGACGATAAGACTGCAGAGCTCGAGAAGAGATATATGGCTCTCTTTGCGGAGTACGAGAATTTCCGTAAGAGAACGACTAAGGAAAAGGAAGATCTGTATGCCAGTGCAGTCGCTAACGTAACAAAGGACTGGCTCGGCGTACTTGATAATATCGACAGGGCTCTCGATGCCGGAAAGAATGCTGACGAGAATTCGGTCGAGAAGGTCATCCAGGGCATAGAGCTCATCGGTAAGCAGGCAGCTGACGTGCTTTCAAAGCTCGGTGTCGAGGAGATCGAGTGTGAGAGAGGAACGAAGTTCGATCCAAATCTCCACGAGGCGGTAATGCACGTCGATGACGATGATCTCGGCGAGCAGGAGATCGCAGCAGTATTCCAGAAGGGATACATCTATAAGGATCGCGTAGTAAGACATGCGGTCGTACAGGTAGCGAATTAA